From the Peromyscus leucopus breed LL Stock chromosome 8b, UCI_PerLeu_2.1, whole genome shotgun sequence genome, one window contains:
- the LOC114706356 gene encoding olfactory receptor 1468-like produces MTEENQTVISQFLLLGLPIPQEQQQLFYALFMAMYLTTVLGNLIIIILILLDSHLHTPMYLFLSNLSFSDLCFSSVTMPKLLQNMQSQVPSIPYAGCLAQLYFYLYFADLESFLLVVMAYDRYVAICFPLHYTSIMSPKLCVSLVVLSWMLTTFHAMLHTLLVARLSFCKNNVIPHFFCDISPLLKLSCSDTHVNELVIFIMGGLVIVIPFLLIVMSYTRIVSSILKVPSIKGIHKVFSTCGSHLSVVSLFYGTIIGLYLCPSANNSTVKETVMAMMYTVVTPMLNPFIYSLRNRDMKGALARPIRQSTFSVE; encoded by the coding sequence ATGACAGAAGAGAACCAAACTGTCATCTCCCAATTCCTCCTCCTGGGCCTGCCCATCCCCCAAGAGCAACAACAGCTGTTCTATGCCCTGTTCATGGCTATGTACCTCACCACTGTCCTGGGaaacctcatcatcatcatcctcattctACTGGactcccatctccacacacccatgtacttgtTTCTCAGCAACttgtccttctctgacctctgcttctcctctgtcACAATGCCCAAATTGCTGCAGAACATGCAGAGCCAAGTCCCCTCCATCCCTTATGCAGGCTGCCTGGCACAACTGTACTTTTACCTGTATTTTGCAGACCTTGAGAGCTTCCTCCTTGTggtcatggcctatgaccgctatgtggccatctgcttcCCCCTTCATTACACCAGCATTATGAGTCCTAAGCTCTGTGTGAGTCTGGTGGTTCTGTCCTGGATGCTGACCACATTCCATGCCATGCTGCACACCCTTCTTGTGGCCAGATTATCTTTCTGTAAGAACAATGTGATCCCACACTTTTTCTGTGACATATCTCCTCTGCTGAAGTTGTCCTGCTCTGACACACATGTTAATGAGTTGGTGATATTCATCATGGGAGGGCTTGTTATTGTTATTCCATTCCTTCTCATTGTCATGTCCTACACACGAATCGTTTCCTCCATTCTTAAGGTTCCTTCTATTAAAGGCATCCACAAGgtcttctccacctgtgggtcacaTCTGTCTGTGGTGTCTCTCTTCTATGGGACAATTATTGGCCTTTACTTATGTCCATCAGCTAATAACTCTACTGTGAAGGAGACTGTCATGGCTATGATGTACACAGTGGTGACACCCATGCTGAACCCCTTCATCTATAGTCTGAGGAACAGAGACATGAAGGGGGCCCTGGCAAGA